In Tepidamorphus gemmatus, the genomic stretch GCACTGCGATGTTCGGATCCATGTTTCAACCTCCTGGGATGGACGGATCGGCCGTCAACTGCGCGCCGCCAGCGTGACCGCGAGGACGGCGCTGTAGATCCAGTAGATGATCCCGGCGACCGCGATCAGCAGGCCGATACGGATGGTGGCGAAGCCCGACCGGATACGGGCGCGGGTGTGGGAGAGCGAACGCTCGGAGAAGGCATCGAGCGCTTCCGAGAAGCGGCTCATCCGGCCATAGAGCTGGATCTGCCAGCGCAACTCGTCGTCGAACAGCGGACCGGCCAGTGCCGCGCCCTCACGCTCGCCGCGCCGCAGCCGGGCGCGGACACGCTGGATATGGACCCGCTCCCAGGCGCCGGAGGCCGCCGCCAGGCGTTCGAGCGCATGGGAGAAGGGGACGCCGATGCGCAAGAGCGAGGCGAGCGAGGCGAGCAGCATCGCCGCCGTGACGCGGCGATGCATGGTCCAGGGGAACACGAAACGGTCGAGCAGATCACGGAACCGGCCCGTCCAGCGGCTGCGCAACATGAGGAAGAGCACGGTCCCGCCGGCCAGCAGCAGGGTGCCGGCGAGCACCAGCCAAGGCGCGGCACGGGCGAAGGAGGCAGCCAGCCTGGCGCTTGTCGGCCACCGCTCCTCGCCGATCACCTCGGTCATGGCAGGAACGACGTAGAACGAGATGACGAGCAGGAGGCCCGCCAGCAGGACGAGCAGCAGCAGCGGATAGGACAGCTCGCTGCGGATCGTCTGGACGATTTCCTGGTTGACCCGTGCCACCGCGGCGGCACGCCGCAGCCCCTGCGGGATGTCGCCGGCATCCTCGCCGCTCGACACGGCGAGCGCCTCGACGACTGGGACGAGCCCCTGTAACGCCGCGCCGCAGGAACGGGCCGGCCCCTCGCCGCCGCGCATCCGCCGCAGCAGGCGTCCGGTCACCGGCGCCATCGGGCTGCGGAAGCGCCGATACTGCTGGTCGATCTCGGTGAGCGCATCGTAGGTTGGAATGCCGTCGGCAGTGAAGCCTGCGAGCAGCTCGTAGAAGTCGGCGCGTTGCCCGGTCGAGGGCGGCAGCCGGAATGCGGGCAGCTTCATGGCGCGCCTCTGCGATCCCGACCGGAAAGCATCGACAACAGGCCGACGCTGCTTTCCAGGTCGCGCGGGTCGACCTCGCCGCGGCACATCTTGTCTGCACCGTGCGCCAGCGCCGTGACACCGAAGTGGCCGACCGCCACACCGCCGCGGGCCAGCCAATGGCGCTCGGCGTCGTGGTGACGGTCCTTGCCGATGAGATCGAGAAGCTCGGGATCGGTCGCGACGAACTCGGCGCACAGAGTGCGGCCGCCGATCCCGCTACCGCCGCAGGCAAGGCATCCCGGTCCGCGCAGCCTGATGCCGGCGAGGCGATCCGCGCCCAGGCCTTCGAGGCGCGCATACAGAGCACGGGGCAGGGCATCTGCGGTACGCAGTGGCGCGGCGCAGCCGTTGCAGACTGTCGGCACCAGCCGCTGATAGACGATGCCGGAGATGAATCCCGGCATTGCCAGCAGTTCGCTTGGTAGGCCAAGTTCGCGGAGCCTTACGAACGCCCAGACAGCTGAATAGGTATGCAGGGTGGCGAACAGCTTGCGGCCGGTCAGAACGAAATCCTTGGCGACGACGGCAGAGTCGTGATCGCGGATCTCGCCGATCATCACCACGTCGGGGTCTTGCCGCAGCGCGCCGCGCAGATAGGTGGTGAACACGCTGCCAGTGCGTTCGTCGATCTGGTTGCGACGGCGGCGCGACAGGCTGATCTGGCAGGCACCGGGAACCAGGTACTCGACCGGATCCTCGACGGTGATCATCTTCAACGCCTCGCCGTGATGGGCGTGCAGACGCCGCATAAGGGCCTGCAGCGTCGTGCTCTTGCCGGAGTTGGTCGGCCCGCACAGAAGCACCATGCCCGACAGGCTGGCGATGAAGGTCTCCAGGAGTGCGCGCTGGTCCTGCGTATAGCCGAGCTGATCAAGCGTCAGCTGCGAGACGTCCATGCGCAACAGCCGGATGACGATGTGGAAATTGCCGGTCGGGAAGATCGGTGCAGAGGAAAAGCGCAACTGAACCGTCTCGCCGCCGAGCCCCTGATGTTCGATCACGCCGTCCATGACCTGCTGTGGATCCCAGGCCACGTCCTTGGAGCTGGCGTCGGCGTGCACCGAGTAGAGCACAACACCGAGGCCGCGCGCCGACTCCATCGAGATGTTGCTGTGCCTGCGGCGCAGGCCGTCGACGCGGAAGAAGACCTCGGCATGGGTACTGCGGGTCTCCACGTGAATGTCGGAGGCACGGCTGAGCAGGGCCTCGTCGATCAGCTCGCGGGCGAAGCGCTCGATCCCGGTGGCGTCCGCGCCCGCGAGACTGGAGGAGCCGGCCGCGCGACGGTGCTCGCGTACGACCTTGACGATCTCGGCACTGGTGCGAACGAATATCGGGTTGGCGATGCCGCGCTCGCCAAGCCGTCGCCGCAGGTCGAACATCGCATGGCTGCCCATCGCCTCCGGGACGGTCAGCACGTGAACGCTTGCCGCAACCTCGTCGATCAGCGCGACGAAGCGATCGCGCCACTCCTCCGGCACCATGTCGTCAACCGGGATGCCGCCCGGAACGTCGGCGAGGCGCGTGATCAGGGCTACGGCCGGCCGCCCGGGGGTTGCCGGCCCGCCGAAACGGTCAGGACCGGAGGACGACATAGCGCGCCTCCAGGGTGAACGTGACACTGCCGCCGCTGATGGTGAAGCTCGAGCGTTCGGCAACCACTGGAAAATCCTGCAGGATCCGAAGCACGTATTCGGCGGCGACCAGGTTCGAAGTCGAAACGCGGACGAGCCCGTAGTGGCCGATCACCGCTTCGTGGCGCTCGCCTGCAACGTCGACCGCGATGGTGATCGCCGTCTGCGGCCTCTGCAGCTCCAGCCGTATGCCGGGCTGGGTCAGCGCGGCGGTGGCCGACTGGACAAGGTCCTCGACGGCTGCCGGCGCGACCACCGGCATTCGCTGTGTCTGGCGCGGTGGCAGCGGCATTCGCGTGCGCACCTGCGAGGCATAGTCGCGCGGCGCGGCCACGGGCAGCAATGCGCCAGGAAGATCGCCCGGCACGGCGCTGGTGAGCATGCCGCCGGTCCAGATCCACTCCGCGATACAGTGGTCAGTCTGGCATTCAAGGAGGCGGGGCCGGTAGCCAACGCGCGATGGCGGCAGGGTCCGCAATGTCGCCAGCCAGGCGTCCGCGGTCACATCGAAGCTCGGCCGCTGTAACCATCTCTCGGTCGCGTCATGGATCGCGGCAGCGATCGCCTCGGTGCTCGGACCGCGCAGCGGGCGCAGCGGCGCGGGGGCCTGGGTCAGCGCTGGCTGCGATCGCGTCTCGACGGGCGCCGGCGGGCGCATCGCGGGTTCGGGCCGGATGGCGACCCAGACGAGCCCGAGCACCGC encodes the following:
- a CDS encoding type II secretion system F family protein; protein product: MKLPAFRLPPSTGQRADFYELLAGFTADGIPTYDALTEIDQQYRRFRSPMAPVTGRLLRRMRGGEGPARSCGAALQGLVPVVEALAVSSGEDAGDIPQGLRRAAAVARVNQEIVQTIRSELSYPLLLLVLLAGLLLVISFYVVPAMTEVIGEERWPTSARLAASFARAAPWLVLAGTLLLAGGTVLFLMLRSRWTGRFRDLLDRFVFPWTMHRRVTAAMLLASLASLLRIGVPFSHALERLAAASGAWERVHIQRVRARLRRGEREGAALAGPLFDDELRWQIQLYGRMSRFSEALDAFSERSLSHTRARIRSGFATIRIGLLIAVAGIIYWIYSAVLAVTLAARS
- a CDS encoding GspE/PulE family protein, whose amino-acid sequence is MSSSGPDRFGGPATPGRPAVALITRLADVPGGIPVDDMVPEEWRDRFVALIDEVAASVHVLTVPEAMGSHAMFDLRRRLGERGIANPIFVRTSAEIVKVVREHRRAAGSSSLAGADATGIERFARELIDEALLSRASDIHVETRSTHAEVFFRVDGLRRRHSNISMESARGLGVVLYSVHADASSKDVAWDPQQVMDGVIEHQGLGGETVQLRFSSAPIFPTGNFHIVIRLLRMDVSQLTLDQLGYTQDQRALLETFIASLSGMVLLCGPTNSGKSTTLQALMRRLHAHHGEALKMITVEDPVEYLVPGACQISLSRRRRNQIDERTGSVFTTYLRGALRQDPDVVMIGEIRDHDSAVVAKDFVLTGRKLFATLHTYSAVWAFVRLRELGLPSELLAMPGFISGIVYQRLVPTVCNGCAAPLRTADALPRALYARLEGLGADRLAGIRLRGPGCLACGGSGIGGRTLCAEFVATDPELLDLIGKDRHHDAERHWLARGGVAVGHFGVTALAHGADKMCRGEVDPRDLESSVGLLSMLSGRDRRGAP